The following coding sequences lie in one Rickettsia hoogstraalii genomic window:
- a CDS encoding NAD-dependent succinate-semialdehyde dehydrogenase, with the protein MNLLKNITGKNYINGEFVEFGKQISIINPSTLKEIATVPNLGLSEINSAINNTVQTFSSWSQSSFEERIAILRKWYNLVIENIDELSHILTLEQGKVLSESKKEILYGASFIDWYTYVIHNIHGTIKPGSSKAHKIVTQYEPVGPVAAITPWNFPNAMITRKVVPAIAAGCSVILKPSSLTPLSALILAKFASDAGLPAGVFNVITGDSDVIGKAFCEDFRLRKLSFTGSTNVGKILYQNAANTLKRLSLELGGNAPFIITADNNLEKVASDLVIAKTRNRGQSCTSPNRIFIEESIYEKFIEILKAKFTKLKSGDGFDKASDIGPLINSAAIEKIQKLLADAQNKGAKLICGGKAVDNFIEPTIIIDCLDNMDIFRTEIFGPVVACYKFKDLDEVIERANNTEYGLQGYVYSNNISVAQMIATRLDFGMVSINNPLPGNAKAPFAGRKASGFGVEGSFEGIFEYLNTKYINLQN; encoded by the coding sequence ATGAACTTACTTAAAAATATTACGGGAAAGAATTATATAAACGGTGAATTTGTAGAATTTGGGAAGCAAATATCCATTATTAATCCTTCAACCTTAAAAGAAATCGCTACAGTTCCGAATTTAGGATTATCTGAGATTAATTCAGCAATTAATAATACGGTGCAAACTTTTTCTTCATGGTCACAAAGTTCATTTGAAGAAAGAATAGCGATTCTTAGAAAATGGTATAATTTAGTAATCGAAAATATTGATGAGTTAAGTCATATATTAACACTAGAGCAGGGTAAAGTACTCTCTGAATCCAAAAAAGAAATTCTATACGGAGCATCTTTTATTGATTGGTATACATATGTTATACATAATATTCACGGGACTATTAAACCAGGCAGTAGTAAAGCTCATAAAATTGTTACGCAATATGAGCCGGTAGGACCTGTTGCTGCTATAACTCCTTGGAATTTTCCAAATGCAATGATTACTCGTAAGGTAGTACCTGCAATAGCTGCGGGTTGTAGCGTTATATTAAAACCGTCAAGCCTTACGCCTCTATCAGCTTTAATACTTGCGAAATTTGCAAGCGATGCCGGTTTGCCCGCCGGAGTATTTAACGTGATTACCGGTGATTCGGATGTTATAGGTAAGGCTTTTTGCGAAGATTTTAGGCTTCGGAAATTATCATTTACCGGTTCTACAAATGTCGGTAAAATTCTATATCAAAATGCTGCAAATACTCTAAAACGTTTATCTTTGGAACTTGGCGGCAATGCTCCTTTCATTATAACGGCAGATAATAATTTAGAGAAAGTAGCAAGTGATTTAGTAATCGCTAAAACTAGAAATAGAGGGCAGTCTTGTACTTCACCCAATAGGATATTTATAGAAGAATCTATATATGAAAAATTTATAGAAATTCTAAAGGCTAAATTTACTAAGCTTAAATCTGGTGACGGATTTGATAAAGCATCAGATATAGGTCCGTTAATTAACTCTGCTGCCATAGAAAAAATACAAAAGCTACTCGCTGATGCACAAAATAAAGGAGCTAAATTAATTTGCGGCGGTAAAGCTGTTGATAATTTTATTGAGCCTACTATTATTATTGACTGTTTGGATAATATGGATATCTTTAGAACAGAAATATTCGGTCCGGTGGTTGCGTGCTATAAATTTAAAGATTTGGATGAAGTAATAGAACGTGCAAATAATACCGAATACGGCTTGCAAGGATATGTATATTCAAATAATATATCTGTGGCACAAATGATAGCAACTAGGCTTGATTTTGGTATGGTTTCAATTAATAACCCATTGCCCGGAAATGCAAAAGCACCTTTTGCAGGGCGTAAAGCTTCAGGCTTTGGAGTTGAAGGCTCATTTGAAGGGATATTTGAATATCTAAATACGAAATATATAAATTTACAGAATTAA
- a CDS encoding glycosyltransferase codes for MHTNTLKISIVLPVYNREKLLPFAIESCLNQSFKDFELIIIDDCSKDSSVIVARKYAEQDSRIKVIVNETNKKLPASLNVAFKEAKGEYFTWTSDDNLFHENALEKMVKTLDNSPEIGLVYTDYTLIDEQGSIGARLYQEPPEFLPIRDCVGACFLYRADLARQIGGYNENMQLVDDYEYWLRFGLVTKFAHIPESLYFYRVHDQSLTIERKAEAKHAKRALKELFKDKYIIPAEIKPINDLYNWFIEDRNLSSYFRLFKIIICSPIITISYIIKNLKRIR; via the coding sequence ATGCATACTAACACTCTAAAAATCTCAATAGTTTTACCGGTTTATAATAGGGAGAAGCTATTACCTTTTGCTATTGAGAGCTGCCTTAATCAAAGCTTTAAAGACTTTGAGCTTATTATTATTGATGATTGCTCAAAAGATAGTAGCGTTATAGTAGCTAGGAAATATGCAGAGCAGGATTCACGTATTAAGGTAATAGTAAACGAGACCAATAAAAAATTACCGGCAAGTTTGAATGTTGCTTTTAAAGAGGCCAAGGGGGAGTATTTTACTTGGACTTCAGATGATAATCTTTTCCATGAAAATGCTTTAGAAAAAATGGTTAAGACACTTGATAATTCACCTGAGATAGGGCTTGTATATACTGATTATACTTTAATCGATGAGCAAGGTAGTATAGGTGCAAGACTTTATCAAGAACCGCCTGAGTTTTTACCGATTAGAGATTGTGTCGGTGCATGTTTCTTATATAGAGCCGATTTAGCAAGACAAATAGGGGGATATAATGAAAATATGCAGTTGGTGGATGATTATGAATATTGGCTTCGTTTTGGACTTGTTACGAAATTTGCTCATATACCGGAATCTTTATATTTCTACCGAGTACATGATCAAAGCTTAACAATAGAGCGTAAAGCCGAGGCAAAACATGCAAAAAGAGCTTTGAAAGAATTATTCAAAGATAAATATATTATTCCTGCTGAGATTAAACCTATAAATGATTTATATAATTGGTTTATTGAAGATAGAAATTTAAGCTCTTATTTTAGGTTATTTAAAATAATTATTTGTAGTCCGATAATTACTATTTCTTATATTATTAAAAATCTGAAAAGAATTAGGTGA